TAATAGTTGAGCTTAGTTCATCAATCCCATCTAAATTAGCGACCGCATCCTCAATTTTTTTGGTCACCTGAGTCTCTAATTCCGTTGGGCTAACGCCCCTTTATGTAACATTAATAGTTACAATCGGCACATCAATATTAGGCGAATCATCAATTCCCAATGCCATAAACGAACTAATGCCCACCACACCCAAAATTAAAAATGTAACCACAGTAGGAACAAGGTTTTTAATCGACCAGGATGAAAAGTGGAAAGACATACTTTAAAGGGATGAAGGAAAAAGGATTCCTACACCATTGTATTTCAGGACGTAGAATGTTTTCCAAACCATATAAACGAGCTGGGCGATCGCTATACATAGCGATCGCCTGAATTCTACAATACCCTAGCAGTTTTTAATAGTTTAAAAGCTGCTACCGACTAATAAGTTATTCTTATAAGTATAGAATCAAGAAATAATTTATTTAATAATCAACTAGATAGAGTAAAATCGCTATTCTATAGGAAATTACTACAAAAAATGAGATTAGTTTAGAAAAATGAGCGAGAAGGGATTTGAACCCCTGACCTTTTGGTTCGTAGCCAAATGCTCTAATCCACTGAGCTACTCGCCCTTAGTTAAGCAATCAGTAACTTACTGAACAAACCCAACAGCTTTTAATAGTAGCAGAACTTTAGATACCAATGCAAGAAAATAATAATTTTGAGTCTTTATCCCATTTAAATCATCGCGGAGAGGCTCAAATGGTAGATGTTTCAGCCAAAAAAGTGACTCGTCGTCAGGCTGTAGCCAAAGGCAAAATTAAAATGTCTTTGGCTACATTGAAAACTATTGAAGCAGGAAATGCTCCCAAAGGTGATGTATTGGGTACAGCTAAAATCGCTGGGATTATGGCAGCCAAGCAAACTGCCAATTTGATACCTCTTTGTCATCCTTTACCTATTCATAAAATTGAGGTAGACATTACCCCTGATTACAATTTGCCTGGATACGAAATCACGGCTAAGGTAGCTGTCAAAGGTTCAACAGGAGTAGAAATGGAGGCATTGACTGCTGTGTCGGTTACTGCCCTGACATTGTATGATATGGCAAAAGCACTGGAGAAATCAATGGAGATCTCCGAAATTTGTTTGCTAAGTAAAACAGGGGGGAAGTCAGGAGACTATTTTGCTGAAGAAAGCAGCTAAACCGATACAATAAAGCTAAGATCAGATAACTATATTCAATTTAAAAAAGTAATTTATGCCTCCTCGTTGGCCTCGCGAACCTGACCGCAAAACAGATCCAGAATATCGCCGTTTAGATGATCTCATAAACTTTGCGATTCATGTAGGAGTTTATACTGCTACTAACTCTGGCTTATGGTTTGTGCATAATCTCAAATCAGCAGAGTGGCCCTGGTTACTGTGGGTAAACGGTATTTGGTTTGGCATATTAGCATTACACTTTGTATATATAAAAGCGATCGCAGACTACACTACAATTAAAACCTAATGGCTAGTACACAACAAATAGAAAACTTAGCAGCCCAAATTGGCGAGAACGT
This DNA window, taken from Pleurocapsa sp. FMAR1, encodes the following:
- a CDS encoding 2TM domain-containing protein; translation: MPPRWPREPDRKTDPEYRRLDDLINFAIHVGVYTATNSGLWFVHNLKSAEWPWLLWVNGIWFGILALHFVYIKAIADYTTIKT
- the moaC gene encoding cyclic pyranopterin monophosphate synthase MoaC, giving the protein MQENNNFESLSHLNHRGEAQMVDVSAKKVTRRQAVAKGKIKMSLATLKTIEAGNAPKGDVLGTAKIAGIMAAKQTANLIPLCHPLPIHKIEVDITPDYNLPGYEITAKVAVKGSTGVEMEALTAVSVTALTLYDMAKALEKSMEISEICLLSKTGGKSGDYFAEESS